Sequence from the Thunnus maccoyii chromosome 11, fThuMac1.1, whole genome shotgun sequence genome:
GCCAATCAAAGTGTCAAGTGACAAAACTGACtgagcaaaataaaggtttcatttTGAAGGATACACAATAATCACATGAAGCAACTAGGTTAAAGCACATTCAAGgtcatcaaaacacaaagatgttgtAGTGTTGCTTCCACCACTCTTAAAAATAGGGTCCATTGTGTTGCACAATTGTCAGAAATAGGGGccatgtcatttttaaaatattgaattttcaTTAATTGTTATGAAttactgcaaacacacaaatctaTTTTGTGCGTGCACACAGTAGTCATGTCCCTCTCACTTTATCACGTCCTCTTACTGCTCTGGGTTTATGCTGCATGCATGACTCAAACAACTGTGAGGCAGGTTTGAAAGTACTTTCAGTAATTGTGAGACATTTTCTTGCCGACTGTGTCCCCAGGATTTCCTGATCATGTTCCTGCACCACGTGGCAACGATCTCCCTCATCACCTTTTCCTACGTTAACAACATGGCACGTGTGGGAACTCTGGTCATGTGTCTCCATGATGCAGCCGATGTGCTGATAGAGGTGAGAATGGGTGACAGAATTAAATGCTGTGGATGGACAGATAGGCAAATGGAGGCAAAGATGGTTTGATGTGTGGGTGGAGTGTTTGGAGTTTAGATGCTCTGCTATCCATCTTTatctacatttaaatacagcTCTTGTAATATGAACGTCGTTGGAGTGTATCATACAACTAAATAATGCTGGAAACAAAAGcttcttaattattttattgtcagaAGTATTTCAAGTTGTTGttgacatgatttttttgttttttaggcTGCCAAGATGGCCAACTATGCCAAATGTCAGATACTGTGTAACCTCCTGTTTGCAATGTTTGCAATTCTCTTCATAAGTTCCAGGCTGGGAGTTTATCCTGTCTGGTAAGTGTCACTTTCCTGTACAACATGGTTAGCATCTGTCTGATGGTTTACCTCACTGAGGTAGTGTTAGACTGTCATTTGCATACAGCTCTCGCAGGCAGGTAGACACATAAAAGACCCGCGCAACACATTCCAGAGTTTGCTCTACACATTTCGGTCGACCATCCCTGCAAATCCGTGTCTTAGCCATAAAGATCTCCATGATGGTTTGCAGTGCAGACACATCTCTGTGAATTTTGTTGCTAAGTAATAGTTACTATGGATACAACAGCTTTAACCTCTCAGAGAAAGccaaacaaatcaacaaatgaaaagcagaTCATTATGGTTATTGCTTTATCATTGAAAACAGAGTCCAGAGTTTCACCTGATTGTTAAAACATCAAAGGCTTCTCTTCTCATTGGggtcttttgtcattttgtggtCTTGTGTTTCAACTTGTAGCCATTCCATCCAGATTACTGTGTCAGAGAATAGAGgcagtttaaatattttaatttgtttcttgTGGCCTTGCTTTATCCAGACATTAAAAAGTCTAATTAGATCATGAATGCCAAGTATAATAGGCCATTCTGATATTCCTACCAATCAAATTTAGTCATTAAAAGCAGTCATCAGCAGCAGTGTTATCATGCCTTTCACAAGTGAAGGGAAACATGATTTAGTTTCCAAGTCAGGCAGCTTgagttgtctgtgtttgtttgatacAATCCATTCTTGGCCAGCACAAAAATGTTACTTCAGGCATGTACATAAGAGCTTGTTGTCTTGTATAATAAGGACTGCAGGTGATAATCACACATGACATTCTGAAGATTTGAGAAATTCGGAGGCGTTTTGATTAGTCTGTACAACATTTGAAGGTGTTAACCAGCTCCCTGCAGCGCTGTCCCTTTGTTGCCACGCTGTAATATGATCATACACTACATTTTAGTCAGCCTCCACCTCACCATAAAGTTGTCATTGCTGTgaagctgttgccatggcttCAGTATCTGGAGGATGATTCACAGACAGCCATTTACAAGAGTTGGCCCCAAGGATAAATTTAACACAGATCCTGAACATTTTGGTCGTATGTCATGTGAAGCCTGGAAGATACATGGCTTTTTCTACTCCATTAGgaattttaattacatttagaTTTATTGCAGTACACGTATTGAAACATAAACAAAGACGCTCTTTCAAAGACGCACACCTGTTTATGCTACTAACACAGGTGCTCCATGAAAGACGAAGAGCCAGAGCACAGCCCGCCTCATTTCTTTTCACTGGCTTCTGTTTGGCTTTATGTACCTGCTCCTCAGGGCATGCAATAATTCCCCCACAAAGAGAGAGTGATTTTAATACGTCTGGGCTGTGTTTTTCTAATGGAACATGTTGAGTTAATtgactccctccctctctgttggTATGATAGGATTTTAAATACCACCTTGTTCGAGAGTTGGGAGATTGTAGGGCCCTACCCATCCTGGTGGGTCTTCAACCTGCTTCTGATCTTGCTGCAGCTTCTTCACTCTTTCTGGTCCTACCTCATAGTGAAGACAGCGTGCCGAGCCATCTCCAAAGGAAAGGTCAGTCACATGTTAAATGTGTAATCCTTCCATTAATACTGTACCTGTTATTGCATATGGTGTTGTGCTGCTAATACTTctataaatacaatacaatagcCACTTCTGACTctccttttttattctttatgcTGTCCTTCAACCCTCAAGGTGGGAAAATGGAATCCTTTACATGTAAGTAGCCTTAAAGGGGAAGAGCTTAATCTTAATGAATTTTAGTTTGATTATATATTTCTACCTGGCATGTAatcatttacatacattataGTGTTGACTGTCAACCAGCTGTAAGCAGTGCATTTTTAAGCCATGCTATAGGATAGCATTGTCGGTATGTCATTGGTTGGTCCTTTgattagtccagactgaaatatctcaacaactttaGGATGGATTCAGAtcaaattttgtacagacactCATGATCCCTGGAGAATTAATCCAATTGACTCTGGTGTTCCCCTGACTTTTCaactagcaccaccatgaggttcacatttttgttgttttttagtgatatacagtaccagtcaaaagtttggacatactttctgattcaagggaatgggaaggtgtgtccaaacttttgactgttactgtatCTCAACAACTTTTGCATAgatcgccatgaaatttgatacagaTATCCATGATGCAttgaggatgaattgtaatatcTTTGATAGTCACTTCCACATCCAGCGCCATCATCTGgtcacattttcagtgtttctaatTCTTTGATATATGACAAAATACCTGCAAGACGAATCATATTCCCATctgcctcagctgtactttgtgtccaatgctaattagctaatgttagcatgccaacatgttaagatggtgaacatggtaaacattataccctcttagcatcagcatgttagcatactgacgTCAACATTTGGCTCAAAGACTCACAAAGCCACTAGTGTTGCTATAGACTCTTTTTTAATATCTAATCTTCATATTGTTTTAGCTTTTTACTGATATTTCTGCAATAACATCGTCaatttatttgtaaaacttcCTATTTTCCTATTATATTTTGATAAATCTACACTTGACATGTTAAAATTATGTACAAATTATGCCATTTCCTgcatttattgattaatatcaATCTTGCAAATAACACGTTATTATGATGTTGGTAATCAGGATTTCCAAATAAATGgaagtcaaataaaaaattGCAACGCTGTGTAAATTGTGGTATTATTAATACGCTAACTCCACTTAATAACACAGATTCTTTTCTTttacctgaaaaacaaaacaaaacagagggGTATTTTTTCCAACCTCCGAGTAGTACTTGAAGTGCTCCTCTCAGGCTGTAGGTACAACCTCCACCAATCAGAGGGGCAGTAGCCTCTGTGTAACCTGAGAGGTAAAGCTCAGGGAAAAGGAAGTCTTACATATCACTTCTGCATGTGCAGCTTAATTGCTAAAAGTGCAGGATAATAATTTAAAGTGACATAGTTGAGCAAAATAAAAGGACTGGTTCACATTTTTCccaatacttttacttttacattaaTCACCAGTTttcataataaattaatcatttatcagacaaaaatgccaaacactcactggttccagctcctcaaatgtgaggatttgttgcttatctttattttatattaccAATATCTGTGGGTTTTGCACTGGTGATTAGATAAAACAGGCTGGGTGCTGGGAAATTGCTCTGGGCATTCTTCATGTCTTCTGACATTtacagactaaacaattaatcgtacaaataatccagattaatcaataatgaaaatgatcattatttGCAGCCGTCATGTTCAGAGGTTTGCAGATAAATTTTATGGCTCTTACTGCTGGTTGCTTGATATTGACTGGGAGGACGAGTCCCTGTTTGATATGCAAAAGCCCATTTGTTACACCGCCATGCATGGCTGCCACAGATAATTACACAGATAAgaattttaatgagaaaaacgTCATCTTTaaccttcctctttttcccCCACAGGTGTCTAAAGATGACCGCAGTGACATCGAGTCCAGCTCTGATGAGGATGACAGtcccccagccaatcaaaagCACCACAACAGCACCACCAACGGGACCAACAAAACTCACGGGACCAATGGCTACCTGACAGGAGCCCCTTACCCTGACGAACACTGACTAAGCTGATGTCACAACACTGGAGCTACAGACACCATCCATCAgtctgtgtgtgcgcgtgtgtgtgagtgtgtgtattcgAGCGTATGGTGGAGACATGAACAACATCGCCTGTCTGGTACTTTAAGTTCTTGATAGGTTTATGTGAATGCAGTTTTGTTGTCAATTTGATTCTTTACTAATTTCCTCAAGCAATTTATTCTCCTCATCTATATACTTGCATCAAACTGCACTCAGTGAAATATCAAAGCACTCCTATCAGTACAACCCACTCTGTTTAGCCGATGAATGAAAGCATTCCACTTTATGGTGTAAGCATGCTACTTTAATATACACTAGTCTGGCATTCTGGGGGTGTGTTTCTTcttatgtttgtgtctttctatgttatttattttttcatgaatgTTTGCAGATGGTAGCTGGATATCTGTTCTACGAGATGAAATGATCTTGAACGACAACAACACAGCTGTTTCACACCACACACATCACAACGAGTATTAGCAAAATGCTGAAGACCCTGGGTTTACTTTTAATGCTACACCCCCAAAGATATgccaaaatgatgatgatggacgAGTTCGTCTTCACTCACAAATAAATTGTAATGTGTGAAGTTTActcacatttgaaaatacaATGCATTCTCCACTCGAGCTGTATATGAGATGTCAATAACAGTATTACATGTGTGCATCAGATATGGCTAGATGCTGTATTCCCTATTGACGCATTTTGTTAAGTATTCTGGTACATTTCTGGTAAGCATTTCATCAAAGGCCATTTGCCCTCTTATGAGGCAGACATGAGTTGTTTGaattattcaataaaaaaaaaaacatgaagattGCAAATATGTGTGGGTTGCTTTAATCAGTGAAGAAAACTTACTCATAAAACCCAGCTAACTATTATTGGAGTGCCCTTAATGATGATTTGATATAAAAAATAGAGATATTCAATAATTAatgtatgaatatatatgaaGCATTATGCTGTGACACACAAGGACAGCCACTGGCCTTTTTAAGCTAAGACTTCTTGGCGTgtaacagcaggaaaagcacagatgtaaaataaaatgaatgatggttGAATTGTTTTtctgcatgctggctcactgtcacggCTTACTGACatacttaaagtcccccttcagtcataaatgtgttttttcctcttgttccctcacttggatgtttgagcttcactgcgcagaatgatgtatgtgcagagtaagacactagaaggctgttttcacattcatctactgaaaaAGGGCCAGTATACAGTttccacaagtgtgatgtggaaacttgaaacctccagtgtaCATTAACAGTAGACTTTTCAGGGAAATAGGAAacgtcttgtgtccagcagttaaacttgaGAAATGAAACATGCTTGTGGATTCATAGGTTATTTTTAATGAGGTGTGAGAcaatgccattttaaggatttttgacattaacatttttttgtggaaaaacatgtcaaacacaatttattattccaagcagatgATTTTTAtatgtcctaaaacatgtctggaggggatcttaaaatagaacagagccatcgttgATATTATCagtaacatctgtgcttttccttttAAGACTTATTCCTCATTTTACACTACTGTAGTACTGAATAATCCCACAGTTTGGGTAAGAATCGTCCACTCCAAATAATTACTTGTACTTGCATTAGATTATACAATGGTCATACATACACTAATGAACCCTTTACACAGGGATTATCAATTGTAACTAATGACCAATAATCCTTATCCTAAATGATTTACAAATGCTTAATAGATTTAGTTATAAACCATTAATTAGTACAACTTTTGGCTTGCCAGGTTTTGAAAACTCTTAACTGGACAAAGCCATTCATTAATAGTTTATTGGATTAAATACtatttataaataatttacttAAATAACTTCAGATGTAATGGCTATTAGAAATTGAGAAAGCCATTTATTAAAGGATAACCAACATACAAAGGGTTTTTGGCAGtgtagacagacaggaaatgtggtACTGGGTGGAGAGTTTCTGCAGGCAACAAAAGTCCCTGATCAGATTTCAACTGGGAACATTGTAAGTATGATACACACCTTAAAGTGgttataattaatattttatataaacaatggaTCACACAGTACTTGTATGTGAAATATGTAGCTTGTAGTGATGAATCCATAGAGCATTATCCCCCAACTcagcagttcccctcagctctatggagtgtctttatttagtgtttttcagtttgttttggttttggttcaATCAGAAGTTGTAGGTTGTTGCTTCACTGTGTCGTTTTCatccacagcaggcagctgtttttttgttttaaaaaaggaccAAATAGTTTTCCATATTAATGTCAAAggtatgtcagtgttgtgttttcagctggtTTCCCCTGGACCCAAATGCAAATTTCAGCTAATACAGGTTTAATGCATAAAATAACACCATTAGTTACAACTTATACACCCCATATAAACTGTCATTTATTAGAAAATCATACCCAGCGGggttacttttttttaacatgaaataGAGAAATCCTGATTTTGTCACATAACTTCCTTGGTCACCACTGAATTCACAGATACGAACATGAATAGgcctttgtgttgtgtttatatctttttctttctgtgaggGCCCTGCCTAACCTACCTTAAATGTATTGATGCTGGTGTGGTTATGAGTTATTGTTCTTTTGTGTCCATAAAAGTATCTGGAAGAATGTAGGTGTGGCAGCCAGCCAGATTCAGAGCACCTGGGCCTAATGCTCTCATAGGATAAAAGGCCAACTCGATTCATcccagccagcagctgcaggcttctgctttttgtttgaCTTAAGTTTTGTTTATACTCCATAAGACCTTACACCTCACTGTTCATGCATTCACACCTACATTAATACGTTACTGACTGACAATCCATATTTCTTcagttgtttactttattataataaatatctttattttactGCCATTCATTGTGTCCGTTCCCATATTTGTCTTGGCTTAGGAGCTGGATTATTACACTTTCTCAGTATCTGTGGTAGACTGACTTGGCATCCTGCTCGAGTTTACATTTGCAGTTCCTTTTTTTCACCCTCTGGAATTTTCCTTTgtaaaaaggggaaaaaaaagcacaggtgaTTTCCGCATGAGTGAGTTTGGGAGGAGGTGGTCAAAGTTCCAGGTCCAAAGTCAACAAACAGCTACAGTCTTTAAGATGAAGGACCCTATCAGCACCTGCTCCGTgagtatttgttaaaaaaatgactgcaaTGTTTATTTTGGAAAAGCACTGTAgcacaaaataatgttttaacataCATTTTAGTATTATAGATAGTTTACAACTATCACAATCACAGCTaactttgtatttattattgccACACGGCAAAAAATCTTATGGAGTCTTTTTTCACCGTCTTTCAGTATAACCAACTGTATCAAAATGTGAAACGCTTTTCAAAAGCTGGGGAGTCTTTCTGCAAAGAACTTATGACAGTTTTTCAGCAAAGGTAGGTTAAATACAGTTATGGCCttcaaaaaaatgttgcaaGTTATTGTTTGACTCAGTTAATGTCTCTTGCTGCAACTTCTTCCTGTTTTAGGGCTGAGATGGAACATGCTTACGCCAAAGGACTACAAAAACTTGCCGGCAAACTCATCAGGGCATCCAAAGAAATGTCAAACAAGTAAGGGACACAG
This genomic interval carries:
- the cers6 gene encoding ceramide synthase 6 isoform X3 gives rise to the protein MGLKIQANGPQKAQPNAILEKVFTAITKHPDEKRLEGLSKQLDWDVRTIQRWFRQRRNQEKPSTLARFCESMWRFTFYLYIFTYGVRFLKKTPWLWNTKECWYNYPYQPLTVDTHYYYILELSFYLSLLFSQFTDIRRKDFLIMFLHHVATISLITFSYVNNMARVGTLVMCLHDAADVLIEAAKMANYAKCQILCNLLFAMFAILFISSRLGVYPVWILNTTLFESWEIVGPYPSWWVFNLLLILLQLLHSFWSYLIVKTACRAISKGKVGKWNPLHVSKDDRSDIESSSDEDDSPPANQKHHNSTTNGTNKTHGTNGYLTGAPYPDEH